A single Vespa crabro chromosome 21, iyVesCrab1.2, whole genome shotgun sequence DNA region contains:
- the LOC124431458 gene encoding protein PAT1 homolog 1 → MADSFFGFDTTLLDGIEDGLDCPLEEDDFGEEEYDALNDETFGSEATIGDWEKDHEKLAEITESSRSQHKNASDKKNGISVNIEDSLSHLVLDEKEGIVPKPGVWDSPNIPLPKPRPPPSLATTLKNVCTVEELERGLIANRPPPGLTKPSQLQQQKPEGSFIFEALSLNDKLQINGLPTSRFPPGLGLPGPHPMVMPPNLRLPHSQFMQHPRLLSNQPANVLRYPLPPHVMLPQGTPRQPIHGPFTSNFHHPPHPNLGPPQFLRQDHPMMPPFSSNQAGHQQHSFPHPGNQRNQNRLFYSNEQQGNHQPFFKNNQYLHRNHDRNNQRYYHYQHHNHPQGINGLNNSGEYDEYAGLMSSREKQWLINIQLLQLNTNQPYVDDYYYTVFCDRQNKLNANQDQKDKKHNNNNGFQKDSRNREQPQHVASKVVYIPAQFENSLGKLQFSSVTAPRKIIDMDVVPNSDPHSTLQSQQKDTKKTRQLFLEIERMYTILLKIEDLNNPLAVLSEQQQQDSETETNIVKKTGAELICMMLTSISQLIQDDKIASMLSIRKGKTLLLRFLPLLNVIEYNSQLEGLWTCILRSLAIIGRRDTHLLTNFYAEFRRWLDTVQDFNTVLRLTRALSESATQPVKNNSLVFALVNKFGVSVLAALLERAEKLYPTNETLSSDWSNFIITLVELIGDTSPCVAPCQPVAASTLNQHLSRISSLKIDRYRVLELLLTDANSSR, encoded by the exons ATGGCAGACTCTTTTTTCGGTTTCGACACAACGCTCTTA GATGGTATAGAAGATGGGCTTGATTGCCCATTGGAGGAGGATGATTTTGGTGAGGAGGAATATGATGCATTAAACGATGAAACCTTTGGTTCTGAAGCTACCATTGGAGATTGGGAGAAAGATCATGAGAAACTTGCAGAAATTACAGAGTCTAGTAGGTCGCAGCATAAAAATGCTTCTGATAAAaag AATGGTATCAGTGTCAACATCGAAGATAGTTTATCGCATTTAGTATTagatgagaaagaaggaattgTACCTAAACCAGGTGTATGGGATAGTCCTAATATACCATTACCTAAACCTCGACCACCCCCTTCTTTGGCAACTACcttaaaaaatgtatgtacAGTGGAAGAACTGGAACGGGGTCTTATCGCTAATAGACCCCCACCTGGTCTTACAAAACCATCTCAACTGCAACAACAAAAGCCAGAGGGgtcatttatttttgaagCTTTATCATTAAATGACAAGCTTCAAATCAATGGCCTACCTACTTCTCGATTTCCACCAGGATTAGGTTTACCTGGTCCACATCCTATGGTTATGCCACCAAATTTAAGATTACCGCATTCACAATTTATGCAACATCCTAGATTATTATCta atcaacCTGCTAATGTATTGCGGTATCCTTTACCACCACATGTTATGCTACCGCAAGGAACACCAAGACAGCCAATTCATGGACCATTTACtagtaattttcat CATCCACCTCATCCTAATTTAGGACCTCCACAGTTCCTTCGTCAAGATCATCCAATGATGCCACCATTTTCTAGTAATCAAGCTGGTCACCAACAACATTCTTTTCCACATCCTGGGAATCAAAGAAACCaaaatagattattttattcCAATGAACAACAAGGAAATCATCAGCcattttttaagaataatcaATATCTTCATCGTAATcacgatagaaataatcaaAGATATTATCACTATCAACATCACAATCATCCTCAAGGTATAAATGGTTTAAATAATTCTGGAGAATATGACGAGTATGCTGGTCTTATGAGTAGCAGAGAAAAACAATGGTTGATCAATATTCAATTGCTACAATTAAATACAAATCAACCATAtgttgatgattattattatacggtATTTTGTGATagacaaaataaattaaatgcaaACCAAGatcagaaagataaaaaacataataataacaatggatTTCAAAAAGATTCTAG aaaTCGCGAACAACCTCAACATGTTGCATCAAAAGTTGTATATATCCCAGCACAATTTGAGAATTCATTAGGGAAGCTGCAATTTAGTAGTGTTACTGCGCCtcgtaaaattatcgatatggATGTTGTTCCCAATAGTGATCCACATTCAACTCTGCAATCTCAACAAAAAGACACCAAAAAGACGAGACAATTGTTTCTTGAAATTGAAAGG ATGTATACAATACTGTTGAAAATTGAAGATTTAAATAATCCCTTAGCTGTGCTTTcggaacaacaacaacaggatagtgaaacagaaacaaacattgttaaaaaaaCAGGTGCTGAACTAATCTGCATGATGTTAACGTCTATTTCCCAGCTAATACAAGATGACAAAATAGCTAGTATGCTTAGTATTCGTAAAGGAAAA acaTTGCTATTGAGATTTTTACCTCTTTTAAATGTAATCGAATACAATAGCCAGTTGGAAGGTTTATGGACCTGTATATTGAGAAGTTTAGCAATTATAGGTCGTAGAGATACACATTTATTGACAAATTTTTATGCCGAGTTTCGAAGGTGGCTTGACACTGTACAGGATTTTAATACAGTACTACGACTTACAAGAGCATTATCCGAATCTGCTACTCAACCTGTGAAAAATAATAGTTTAGTTTTTGCTCTCGTAAATAAG tttGGTGTATCTGTATTAGCCGCACTTTTGGAACGCGCAGAGAAGTTATATCCTACAAATGAAACTTTATCTTCTGATTGGtccaattttataataactcTTGTTGAACTAATTGGTGATACATCACCTTGTGTAGCTCCCTGTCAACCAGTTGCTGCAAGTACACTTAATCAACATTTAAGTCGGATTTCCAGTTTAAAAATTGACAGGTATAGAGTGTTAGAACTTTTGTTAACTGATGCCAACTCTTCACGATAG